From a single Pyxicephalus adspersus chromosome 11, UCB_Pads_2.0, whole genome shotgun sequence genomic region:
- the RAP1GAP gene encoding rap1 GTPase-activating protein 1 isoform X3 translates to MFHMDLSRDHKSHHVSRSLKNGFSISGSQEKRAKLNGSSESRCHGPQPGENRSQELQSHGNKLQRLQSHENKTHGTQCHENRFQAAEKVWHIRLQVKHPGDGRSHLKGSTDTGFSVNKSTDSRSHERRSSGCRSPNSDLFEMIEKMQGCRMDEQRYSMPPPLKTEEDYIPYPSVHEVLNREGPFPLILLPQFGGYWIEGTNHDLSLLPDPENLQSPSGKVKLESNHMARLYRKHFLGKEHFNYYSVDSALGHLVFSLKYDVIGDQEHLRLLLRTKSQTYHDVIPISCLTEFPNVVQMAKLVCEDVNVDRFHPVLYPKASRLIVTFDEHVISNNFKFGVIYQKPGQTTEEELFSTTEESPAFAEFLELLGERVLLQDFKGFRGGLDVTHGQTGTESIYCNFRGKEVMFHVSTKLPYTEGDTQQLQRKRHIGNDIVAIVFQDENTPFVPDMIASNFLHAYMVVQVEEPCTPNTVYKVSVTARDDVPFFGPPLPDPAVFQKGAEFQEFLLTKLINAEYACYKAEKFAKLEERTRAALLETLYEELHINSQSMMGLCGDDDKMENGGGGGGGFFESFKRVIRSRSQSMDAMGLSNKKQHTVSTSHSGSFGHNNPEMPKPPGISLIVPGKSPTRKKSGPFSSRRSSAIGIENILEVQEKRESPTGPQRTPDSGHASQEPKSEESSNHSSPEMPTTKNRMESGSRMDNQRDFSRSSSSASSFASVVEENELLDDDDDAMESVSASGNAHKRDSFIYSTWLEDSASSVSTASGASSSGFPRSPQTDGRKASGDSYPEIKIQLEGTGQHTANQRPQRRQKLKDLHQSPAFDSAK, encoded by the exons ATGTTTCACATGGATCTTTCCAGGGACCACAAATCCCACCACGTGAGCAGATCCTTGAAGAATGGATTCAGTATAAGCGGATCTCAGGAGAAAAGAGCCAAACTAAACGGGTCCAGTGAGAGCAGATGCCATGGGCCCCAACCCGGTGAGAACAGATCCCAAGAACTTCAATCCCATGGGAACAAACTCCAGAGGCTTCAATCCCACGAGAACAAAACCCACGGGACTCAGTGCCATGAAAACAGATTCCAGGCTGCTGAGAAAGTCTGGCACATCAGATTGCAGGTGAAGCACCCCGGCGATGGCAGATCTCACCTGAAGGGATCCACAGATACCGGGTTCAGTGTTAACAAATCCACTGACAGCAGATCCCATGAGAGGAGATCCAGTGGGTGCAGATCCCCG aACTCGGATTTGTTTGAAATGATTGAAAAGATGCAG GGCTGCAGAATGGATGAACAGAGATATTCCATGCCTCCCCCCCTGAAG ACAGAGGAGGATTACATCCCCTACCCCAGTGTCCATGAG GTCCTGAACCGGGAGGGGCCCTTCcccctgattctgctgccacagTTTGGGGGTTACTGGATTGAAGGGACCAATCATGATCTCTCCTTGTTGCCGGATCCGGAGAACCTTCAGTCTCCTAGTGGGAAGGTGAAGCTGGAAAGTAACCACATGGCGCGCCTGTACCGCAAACACTTCCTGGGGAAG GAACACTTTAATTATTACTCTGTGGATTCGGCTTTGGGTCACCTCGTCTTCTCCCTGAAATACGACGTCATCGGGGACCAGGAACACCTCCGCCTGCTGCTCCG GACTAAATCCCAGACCTACCATGACGTCATCCCCATCTCCTGCCTGACGGAGTTCCCCAATGTGGTGCAGATGGCAAAA TTGGTGTGTGAAGATGTGAACGTGGATCGATTTCACCCCGTCCTCTACCCAAAG GCTTCGCGTCTCATCGTCACGTTTGATGAACACGTCATCAGCAATAACTTTAAATTTGGGGTCATCTACCAGAAACCAGGGCAG accacagAAGAGGAACTATTCAGCACCACGGAGGAGAGTCCGGCCTTTGCTGAGTTCCTGGAGCTGTTGGGGGAACGGGTTCTCCTGCAGGACTTTAAGGG CTTCCGCGGGGGTTTGGACGTCACTCACGGACAGACGGGAACGGAATCCATTTACTGCAACTTCCGCGGGAAGGAAGTCATGTTCCACGTGTCCACCAAGCTGCCGTACACGGAGGGGGACACCCAGCAG CTGCAGAGGAAGCGGCACATTGGGAATGACATCGTAGCCATAGTCTTCCAGGATGAGAACACGCCCTTCGTCCCCGACATGATCGCCTCCAACTTCCTGCATGCTTACATGGTGGTGCAGGTGGAGGAGCCATGCACCCCCAACACTGTGTACAAG GTCTCGGTGACAGCTCGGGATGACGTGCCTTTCTTCGGTCCTCCTCTCCCTGATCCGGCAGTTTTCCAGAAG GGGGCAGAGTTCCAGGAATTTCTCCTAACAAAGCTGATCAACGCGGAATACGCCTGCTACAAAGCCGAGAAGTTTGCCAAGCTGGAG GAACGCACGCGAGCAGCATTGCTGGAGACTCTGTACGAGGAGCTTCATATTAACAGCCAATCCATGATGGGCCTGTGCGGAGACGATGACAAAATGGAGaatggagggggaggaggaggcggatTCTTCGAGTCCTTCAAG CGAGTCATCCGAAGCCGCAGCCAATCCATGGACGCCATGGGGCTCAGCAATAAGAAGCAGCACACCGTCTCCACCAGTCACAGCGGCAGCTTTGGACACAACAACCCCGAGATGCCCAAACCCCCAGGAATA TCCCTCATCGTTCCGGGAAAAAGTCCAACCAGGAAGAAGTCCGGACCGTTCAGCTCGAGGCGGAGCAGCGCCATCGGTATAGAGAACATACTGGAGGTCCAGGAGAAGAG GGAAAGCCCAACAGGACCCCAAAGGACTCCAGACAGTGGCCACGCCTCCCAGGAACCTAAATCTGAGGAATCTTCCAATCACAGCTCTCCCGAGATGCCGACTACCAAGAACAG AATGGAATCCGGCTCCCGGATGGACAATCAGCGAGATTTCTCCCGCTCATCATCCAGCGCCAGCAGCTTCGCCAGCGTCGTAGAGGAGAACGAATTACTGGATGATGACGACGACGCCATG GAAAGTGTTTCGGCGTCAGGAAACGCCCACAAGCGGGATTCCTTCATATACAGCACGTGGTTGGAGGACAGCGCCAGCAGCGTCAGCACCGCCAGCGGAGCCAGCTCATCAG GGTTCCCGCGCTCCCCACAGACAGACGGACGGAAAGCCAGCGGAGATTCCTATCCCGAGATTAAAATCCAGCTGGAGGGGACAGGACAGCATACGGCCAATCAG aGACCTCAGCGCAGACAGAAGTTGAAGGATTTGCACCAATCTCCAGCCTTCGATTCAGCCAAGTGA
- the RAP1GAP gene encoding rap1 GTPase-activating protein 1 isoform X7 — MIEKMQGCRMDEQRYSMPPPLKTEEDYIPYPSVHEVLNREGPFPLILLPQFGGYWIEGTNHDLSLLPDPENLQSPSGKVKLESNHMARLYRKHFLGKEHFNYYSVDSALGHLVFSLKYDVIGDQEHLRLLLRTKSQTYHDVIPISCLTEFPNVVQMAKLVCEDVNVDRFHPVLYPKASRLIVTFDEHVISNNFKFGVIYQKPGQTTEEELFSTTEESPAFAEFLELLGERVLLQDFKGFRGGLDVTHGQTGTESIYCNFRGKEVMFHVSTKLPYTEGDTQQLQRKRHIGNDIVAIVFQDENTPFVPDMIASNFLHAYMVVQVEEPCTPNTVYKVSVTARDDVPFFGPPLPDPAVFQKGAEFQEFLLTKLINAEYACYKAEKFAKLEERTRAALLETLYEELHINSQSMMGLCGDDDKMENGGGGGGGFFESFKRVIRSRSQSMDAMGLSNKKQHTVSTSHSGSFGHNNPEMPKPPGISLLVPGKAPSRHGRRGSAIGIGTIEESLIVPGKSPTRKKSGPFSSRRSSAIGIENILEVQEKRESPTGPQRTPDSGHASQEPKSEESSNHSSPEMPTTKNRMESGSRMDNQRDFSRSSSSASSFASVVEENELLDDDDDAMESVSASGNAHKRDSFIYSTWLEDSASSVSTASGASSSGFPRSPQTDGRKASGDSYPEIKIQLEGTGQHTANQRPQRRQKLKDLHQSPAFDSAK, encoded by the exons ATGATTGAAAAGATGCAG GGCTGCAGAATGGATGAACAGAGATATTCCATGCCTCCCCCCCTGAAG ACAGAGGAGGATTACATCCCCTACCCCAGTGTCCATGAG GTCCTGAACCGGGAGGGGCCCTTCcccctgattctgctgccacagTTTGGGGGTTACTGGATTGAAGGGACCAATCATGATCTCTCCTTGTTGCCGGATCCGGAGAACCTTCAGTCTCCTAGTGGGAAGGTGAAGCTGGAAAGTAACCACATGGCGCGCCTGTACCGCAAACACTTCCTGGGGAAG GAACACTTTAATTATTACTCTGTGGATTCGGCTTTGGGTCACCTCGTCTTCTCCCTGAAATACGACGTCATCGGGGACCAGGAACACCTCCGCCTGCTGCTCCG GACTAAATCCCAGACCTACCATGACGTCATCCCCATCTCCTGCCTGACGGAGTTCCCCAATGTGGTGCAGATGGCAAAA TTGGTGTGTGAAGATGTGAACGTGGATCGATTTCACCCCGTCCTCTACCCAAAG GCTTCGCGTCTCATCGTCACGTTTGATGAACACGTCATCAGCAATAACTTTAAATTTGGGGTCATCTACCAGAAACCAGGGCAG accacagAAGAGGAACTATTCAGCACCACGGAGGAGAGTCCGGCCTTTGCTGAGTTCCTGGAGCTGTTGGGGGAACGGGTTCTCCTGCAGGACTTTAAGGG CTTCCGCGGGGGTTTGGACGTCACTCACGGACAGACGGGAACGGAATCCATTTACTGCAACTTCCGCGGGAAGGAAGTCATGTTCCACGTGTCCACCAAGCTGCCGTACACGGAGGGGGACACCCAGCAG CTGCAGAGGAAGCGGCACATTGGGAATGACATCGTAGCCATAGTCTTCCAGGATGAGAACACGCCCTTCGTCCCCGACATGATCGCCTCCAACTTCCTGCATGCTTACATGGTGGTGCAGGTGGAGGAGCCATGCACCCCCAACACTGTGTACAAG GTCTCGGTGACAGCTCGGGATGACGTGCCTTTCTTCGGTCCTCCTCTCCCTGATCCGGCAGTTTTCCAGAAG GGGGCAGAGTTCCAGGAATTTCTCCTAACAAAGCTGATCAACGCGGAATACGCCTGCTACAAAGCCGAGAAGTTTGCCAAGCTGGAG GAACGCACGCGAGCAGCATTGCTGGAGACTCTGTACGAGGAGCTTCATATTAACAGCCAATCCATGATGGGCCTGTGCGGAGACGATGACAAAATGGAGaatggagggggaggaggaggcggatTCTTCGAGTCCTTCAAG CGAGTCATCCGAAGCCGCAGCCAATCCATGGACGCCATGGGGCTCAGCAATAAGAAGCAGCACACCGTCTCCACCAGTCACAGCGGCAGCTTTGGACACAACAACCCCGAGATGCCCAAACCCCCAGGAATA TCGTTGCTCGTGCCAGGGAAAGCGCCCAGCCGGCATGGACGCCGCGGAAGTGCCATAGGCATAGGAACCATAGAAGAG TCCCTCATCGTTCCGGGAAAAAGTCCAACCAGGAAGAAGTCCGGACCGTTCAGCTCGAGGCGGAGCAGCGCCATCGGTATAGAGAACATACTGGAGGTCCAGGAGAAGAG GGAAAGCCCAACAGGACCCCAAAGGACTCCAGACAGTGGCCACGCCTCCCAGGAACCTAAATCTGAGGAATCTTCCAATCACAGCTCTCCCGAGATGCCGACTACCAAGAACAG AATGGAATCCGGCTCCCGGATGGACAATCAGCGAGATTTCTCCCGCTCATCATCCAGCGCCAGCAGCTTCGCCAGCGTCGTAGAGGAGAACGAATTACTGGATGATGACGACGACGCCATG GAAAGTGTTTCGGCGTCAGGAAACGCCCACAAGCGGGATTCCTTCATATACAGCACGTGGTTGGAGGACAGCGCCAGCAGCGTCAGCACCGCCAGCGGAGCCAGCTCATCAG GGTTCCCGCGCTCCCCACAGACAGACGGACGGAAAGCCAGCGGAGATTCCTATCCCGAGATTAAAATCCAGCTGGAGGGGACAGGACAGCATACGGCCAATCAG aGACCTCAGCGCAGACAGAAGTTGAAGGATTTGCACCAATCTCCAGCCTTCGATTCAGCCAAGTGA
- the RAP1GAP gene encoding rap1 GTPase-activating protein 1 isoform X5 produces MSGSDGSALCQEGATEPSDPWEAYCNSDLFEMIEKMQGCRMDEQRYSMPPPLKTEEDYIPYPSVHEVLNREGPFPLILLPQFGGYWIEGTNHDLSLLPDPENLQSPSGKVKLESNHMARLYRKHFLGKEHFNYYSVDSALGHLVFSLKYDVIGDQEHLRLLLRTKSQTYHDVIPISCLTEFPNVVQMAKLVCEDVNVDRFHPVLYPKASRLIVTFDEHVISNNFKFGVIYQKPGQTTEEELFSTTEESPAFAEFLELLGERVLLQDFKGFRGGLDVTHGQTGTESIYCNFRGKEVMFHVSTKLPYTEGDTQQLQRKRHIGNDIVAIVFQDENTPFVPDMIASNFLHAYMVVQVEEPCTPNTVYKVSVTARDDVPFFGPPLPDPAVFQKGAEFQEFLLTKLINAEYACYKAEKFAKLEERTRAALLETLYEELHINSQSMMGLCGDDDKMENGGGGGGGFFESFKRVIRSRSQSMDAMGLSNKKQHTVSTSHSGSFGHNNPEMPKPPGISLLVPGKAPSRHGRRGSAIGIGTIEESLIVPGKSPTRKKSGPFSSRRSSAIGIENILEVQEKRESPTGPQRTPDSGHASQEPKSEESSNHSSPEMPTTKNRMESGSRMDNQRDFSRSSSSASSFASVVEENELLDDDDDAMESVSASGNAHKRDSFIYSTWLEDSASSVSTASGASSSGFPRSPQTDGRKASGDSYPEIKIQLEGTGQHTANQRPQRRQKLKDLHQSPAFDSAK; encoded by the exons ATGTCTGGCAGCGATGGGTCTGCGCTGTGCCAGGAGGGGGCAACTGAACCCTCCGACCCCTGGGAGGCGTATTGT aACTCGGATTTGTTTGAAATGATTGAAAAGATGCAG GGCTGCAGAATGGATGAACAGAGATATTCCATGCCTCCCCCCCTGAAG ACAGAGGAGGATTACATCCCCTACCCCAGTGTCCATGAG GTCCTGAACCGGGAGGGGCCCTTCcccctgattctgctgccacagTTTGGGGGTTACTGGATTGAAGGGACCAATCATGATCTCTCCTTGTTGCCGGATCCGGAGAACCTTCAGTCTCCTAGTGGGAAGGTGAAGCTGGAAAGTAACCACATGGCGCGCCTGTACCGCAAACACTTCCTGGGGAAG GAACACTTTAATTATTACTCTGTGGATTCGGCTTTGGGTCACCTCGTCTTCTCCCTGAAATACGACGTCATCGGGGACCAGGAACACCTCCGCCTGCTGCTCCG GACTAAATCCCAGACCTACCATGACGTCATCCCCATCTCCTGCCTGACGGAGTTCCCCAATGTGGTGCAGATGGCAAAA TTGGTGTGTGAAGATGTGAACGTGGATCGATTTCACCCCGTCCTCTACCCAAAG GCTTCGCGTCTCATCGTCACGTTTGATGAACACGTCATCAGCAATAACTTTAAATTTGGGGTCATCTACCAGAAACCAGGGCAG accacagAAGAGGAACTATTCAGCACCACGGAGGAGAGTCCGGCCTTTGCTGAGTTCCTGGAGCTGTTGGGGGAACGGGTTCTCCTGCAGGACTTTAAGGG CTTCCGCGGGGGTTTGGACGTCACTCACGGACAGACGGGAACGGAATCCATTTACTGCAACTTCCGCGGGAAGGAAGTCATGTTCCACGTGTCCACCAAGCTGCCGTACACGGAGGGGGACACCCAGCAG CTGCAGAGGAAGCGGCACATTGGGAATGACATCGTAGCCATAGTCTTCCAGGATGAGAACACGCCCTTCGTCCCCGACATGATCGCCTCCAACTTCCTGCATGCTTACATGGTGGTGCAGGTGGAGGAGCCATGCACCCCCAACACTGTGTACAAG GTCTCGGTGACAGCTCGGGATGACGTGCCTTTCTTCGGTCCTCCTCTCCCTGATCCGGCAGTTTTCCAGAAG GGGGCAGAGTTCCAGGAATTTCTCCTAACAAAGCTGATCAACGCGGAATACGCCTGCTACAAAGCCGAGAAGTTTGCCAAGCTGGAG GAACGCACGCGAGCAGCATTGCTGGAGACTCTGTACGAGGAGCTTCATATTAACAGCCAATCCATGATGGGCCTGTGCGGAGACGATGACAAAATGGAGaatggagggggaggaggaggcggatTCTTCGAGTCCTTCAAG CGAGTCATCCGAAGCCGCAGCCAATCCATGGACGCCATGGGGCTCAGCAATAAGAAGCAGCACACCGTCTCCACCAGTCACAGCGGCAGCTTTGGACACAACAACCCCGAGATGCCCAAACCCCCAGGAATA TCGTTGCTCGTGCCAGGGAAAGCGCCCAGCCGGCATGGACGCCGCGGAAGTGCCATAGGCATAGGAACCATAGAAGAG TCCCTCATCGTTCCGGGAAAAAGTCCAACCAGGAAGAAGTCCGGACCGTTCAGCTCGAGGCGGAGCAGCGCCATCGGTATAGAGAACATACTGGAGGTCCAGGAGAAGAG GGAAAGCCCAACAGGACCCCAAAGGACTCCAGACAGTGGCCACGCCTCCCAGGAACCTAAATCTGAGGAATCTTCCAATCACAGCTCTCCCGAGATGCCGACTACCAAGAACAG AATGGAATCCGGCTCCCGGATGGACAATCAGCGAGATTTCTCCCGCTCATCATCCAGCGCCAGCAGCTTCGCCAGCGTCGTAGAGGAGAACGAATTACTGGATGATGACGACGACGCCATG GAAAGTGTTTCGGCGTCAGGAAACGCCCACAAGCGGGATTCCTTCATATACAGCACGTGGTTGGAGGACAGCGCCAGCAGCGTCAGCACCGCCAGCGGAGCCAGCTCATCAG GGTTCCCGCGCTCCCCACAGACAGACGGACGGAAAGCCAGCGGAGATTCCTATCCCGAGATTAAAATCCAGCTGGAGGGGACAGGACAGCATACGGCCAATCAG aGACCTCAGCGCAGACAGAAGTTGAAGGATTTGCACCAATCTCCAGCCTTCGATTCAGCCAAGTGA
- the RAP1GAP gene encoding rap1 GTPase-activating protein 1 isoform X1, protein MFHMDLSRDHKSHHVSRSLKNGFSISGSQEKRAKLNGSSESRCHGPQPGENRSQELQSHGNKLQRLQSHENKTHGTQCHENRFQAAEKVWHIRLQVKHPGDGRSHLKGSTDTGFSVNKSTDSRSHERRSSGCRSPNSDLFEMIEKMQGCRMDEQRYSMPPPLKTEEDYIPYPSVHEVLNREGPFPLILLPQFGGYWIEGTNHDLSLLPDPENLQSPSGKVKLESNHMARLYRKHFLGKEHFNYYSVDSALGHLVFSLKYDVIGDQEHLRLLLRTKSQTYHDVIPISCLTEFPNVVQMAKLVCEDVNVDRFHPVLYPKASRLIVTFDEHVISNNFKFGVIYQKPGQTTEEELFSTTEESPAFAEFLELLGERVLLQDFKGFRGGLDVTHGQTGTESIYCNFRGKEVMFHVSTKLPYTEGDTQQLQRKRHIGNDIVAIVFQDENTPFVPDMIASNFLHAYMVVQVEEPCTPNTVYKVSVTARDDVPFFGPPLPDPAVFQKGAEFQEFLLTKLINAEYACYKAEKFAKLEERTRAALLETLYEELHINSQSMMGLCGDDDKMENGGGGGGGFFESFKRVIRSRSQSMDAMGLSNKKQHTVSTSHSGSFGHNNPEMPKPPGISLLVPGKAPSRHGRRGSAIGIGTIEESLIVPGKSPTRKKSGPFSSRRSSAIGIENILEVQEKRESPTGPQRTPDSGHASQEPKSEESSNHSSPEMPTTKNRMESGSRMDNQRDFSRSSSSASSFASVVEENELLDDDDDAMESVSASGNAHKRDSFIYSTWLEDSASSVSTASGASSSGFPRSPQTDGRKASGDSYPEIKIQLEGTGQHTANQRPQRRQKLKDLHQSPAFDSAK, encoded by the exons ATGTTTCACATGGATCTTTCCAGGGACCACAAATCCCACCACGTGAGCAGATCCTTGAAGAATGGATTCAGTATAAGCGGATCTCAGGAGAAAAGAGCCAAACTAAACGGGTCCAGTGAGAGCAGATGCCATGGGCCCCAACCCGGTGAGAACAGATCCCAAGAACTTCAATCCCATGGGAACAAACTCCAGAGGCTTCAATCCCACGAGAACAAAACCCACGGGACTCAGTGCCATGAAAACAGATTCCAGGCTGCTGAGAAAGTCTGGCACATCAGATTGCAGGTGAAGCACCCCGGCGATGGCAGATCTCACCTGAAGGGATCCACAGATACCGGGTTCAGTGTTAACAAATCCACTGACAGCAGATCCCATGAGAGGAGATCCAGTGGGTGCAGATCCCCG aACTCGGATTTGTTTGAAATGATTGAAAAGATGCAG GGCTGCAGAATGGATGAACAGAGATATTCCATGCCTCCCCCCCTGAAG ACAGAGGAGGATTACATCCCCTACCCCAGTGTCCATGAG GTCCTGAACCGGGAGGGGCCCTTCcccctgattctgctgccacagTTTGGGGGTTACTGGATTGAAGGGACCAATCATGATCTCTCCTTGTTGCCGGATCCGGAGAACCTTCAGTCTCCTAGTGGGAAGGTGAAGCTGGAAAGTAACCACATGGCGCGCCTGTACCGCAAACACTTCCTGGGGAAG GAACACTTTAATTATTACTCTGTGGATTCGGCTTTGGGTCACCTCGTCTTCTCCCTGAAATACGACGTCATCGGGGACCAGGAACACCTCCGCCTGCTGCTCCG GACTAAATCCCAGACCTACCATGACGTCATCCCCATCTCCTGCCTGACGGAGTTCCCCAATGTGGTGCAGATGGCAAAA TTGGTGTGTGAAGATGTGAACGTGGATCGATTTCACCCCGTCCTCTACCCAAAG GCTTCGCGTCTCATCGTCACGTTTGATGAACACGTCATCAGCAATAACTTTAAATTTGGGGTCATCTACCAGAAACCAGGGCAG accacagAAGAGGAACTATTCAGCACCACGGAGGAGAGTCCGGCCTTTGCTGAGTTCCTGGAGCTGTTGGGGGAACGGGTTCTCCTGCAGGACTTTAAGGG CTTCCGCGGGGGTTTGGACGTCACTCACGGACAGACGGGAACGGAATCCATTTACTGCAACTTCCGCGGGAAGGAAGTCATGTTCCACGTGTCCACCAAGCTGCCGTACACGGAGGGGGACACCCAGCAG CTGCAGAGGAAGCGGCACATTGGGAATGACATCGTAGCCATAGTCTTCCAGGATGAGAACACGCCCTTCGTCCCCGACATGATCGCCTCCAACTTCCTGCATGCTTACATGGTGGTGCAGGTGGAGGAGCCATGCACCCCCAACACTGTGTACAAG GTCTCGGTGACAGCTCGGGATGACGTGCCTTTCTTCGGTCCTCCTCTCCCTGATCCGGCAGTTTTCCAGAAG GGGGCAGAGTTCCAGGAATTTCTCCTAACAAAGCTGATCAACGCGGAATACGCCTGCTACAAAGCCGAGAAGTTTGCCAAGCTGGAG GAACGCACGCGAGCAGCATTGCTGGAGACTCTGTACGAGGAGCTTCATATTAACAGCCAATCCATGATGGGCCTGTGCGGAGACGATGACAAAATGGAGaatggagggggaggaggaggcggatTCTTCGAGTCCTTCAAG CGAGTCATCCGAAGCCGCAGCCAATCCATGGACGCCATGGGGCTCAGCAATAAGAAGCAGCACACCGTCTCCACCAGTCACAGCGGCAGCTTTGGACACAACAACCCCGAGATGCCCAAACCCCCAGGAATA TCGTTGCTCGTGCCAGGGAAAGCGCCCAGCCGGCATGGACGCCGCGGAAGTGCCATAGGCATAGGAACCATAGAAGAG TCCCTCATCGTTCCGGGAAAAAGTCCAACCAGGAAGAAGTCCGGACCGTTCAGCTCGAGGCGGAGCAGCGCCATCGGTATAGAGAACATACTGGAGGTCCAGGAGAAGAG GGAAAGCCCAACAGGACCCCAAAGGACTCCAGACAGTGGCCACGCCTCCCAGGAACCTAAATCTGAGGAATCTTCCAATCACAGCTCTCCCGAGATGCCGACTACCAAGAACAG AATGGAATCCGGCTCCCGGATGGACAATCAGCGAGATTTCTCCCGCTCATCATCCAGCGCCAGCAGCTTCGCCAGCGTCGTAGAGGAGAACGAATTACTGGATGATGACGACGACGCCATG GAAAGTGTTTCGGCGTCAGGAAACGCCCACAAGCGGGATTCCTTCATATACAGCACGTGGTTGGAGGACAGCGCCAGCAGCGTCAGCACCGCCAGCGGAGCCAGCTCATCAG GGTTCCCGCGCTCCCCACAGACAGACGGACGGAAAGCCAGCGGAGATTCCTATCCCGAGATTAAAATCCAGCTGGAGGGGACAGGACAGCATACGGCCAATCAG aGACCTCAGCGCAGACAGAAGTTGAAGGATTTGCACCAATCTCCAGCCTTCGATTCAGCCAAGTGA